In Nitrosophilus labii, the following proteins share a genomic window:
- a CDS encoding ferritin-like domain-containing protein, producing MARKGISILKGIDANEVIALLSKAYADEWLAYYQYFIESKVIKGIMKDSVVAELNQHAADELRHATMIADRILQLGGTPLLHPKDWFSYANCSYEAPTNPDVLNILDQAIKGEQCAIDIYSKLAEMTQGKDIVTYDIVSSILADEVEHEEDLQALYEDISEFIEQFKR from the coding sequence ATGGCAAGAAAAGGTATAAGTATACTAAAAGGAATTGATGCAAATGAAGTTATTGCACTTTTAAGCAAAGCATATGCTGACGAATGGTTGGCATATTATCAATATTTTATAGAGTCTAAAGTAATAAAAGGTATTATGAAAGATTCAGTTGTAGCAGAACTAAATCAACATGCGGCAGATGAGCTTAGACATGCAACTATGATAGCAGATAGGATTTTACAGCTTGGTGGAACACCTTTACTTCATCCAAAAGATTGGTTTTCTTATGCAAACTGCAGTTATGAAGCCCCTACAAATCCTGATGTTTTAAACATATTGGACCAAGCCATCAAAGGTGAGCAGTGTGCAATTGATATCTACTCTAAATTGGCTGAAATGACTCAAGGAAAAGATATAGTGACCTATGATATAGTATCTTCCATTTTAGCCGATGAAGTTGAGCATGAAGAAGATTTACAAGCACTTTATGAAGATATCAGCGAATTTATCGAACAGTTTAAAAGATAA